Proteins found in one Erythrobacter sp. KY5 genomic segment:
- a CDS encoding tRNA (guanosine(46)-N(7))-methyltransferase TrmB yields the protein MTAFKEGDPTTLSRLYGRSVGKPLRAKQQALVDKLLPQISVPDEGPVTAQSLFGEDCPLHFEIGFGGGEHMAYRADLLPNHGFIGAEPFLNGVAQALSHVDEARLANVRIHHGDAIEVLKRIPDGALTMAYLLHPDPWPKNKHAKRRMMNDGPVRLIADKIKPGGEFRFGTDHPVYVRHALMVMQRFTDEFEWVATSPNSWQERPSGWCETRYEQKAREVFGHEVWYFRFRRR from the coding sequence ATGACCGCATTCAAGGAAGGCGACCCCACCACTCTCAGCCGTCTCTACGGCCGCAGCGTCGGCAAGCCGCTGCGTGCAAAGCAGCAGGCGCTCGTAGACAAGCTGCTGCCCCAGATCAGCGTGCCGGACGAAGGCCCGGTGACCGCGCAGTCGCTGTTTGGTGAGGATTGCCCGCTTCATTTCGAGATCGGCTTTGGCGGGGGCGAGCATATGGCTTACCGCGCGGATCTCCTGCCCAATCACGGCTTCATCGGCGCCGAGCCTTTTCTGAATGGCGTGGCGCAGGCGCTGAGCCATGTTGACGAAGCCCGGCTTGCCAATGTGCGCATCCATCACGGCGATGCAATCGAGGTTCTGAAGCGCATTCCCGATGGCGCGCTGACGATGGCCTATCTTCTGCATCCCGATCCATGGCCCAAGAACAAACATGCCAAGCGTCGCATGATGAACGATGGCCCCGTTCGCCTGATCGCCGACAAGATCAAGCCGGGCGGTGAATTCCGTTTCGGTACCGATCATCCGGTCTATGTCCGTCATGCGCTGATGGTCATGCAGCGCTTCACCGACGAATTCGAATGGGTCGCGACCAGCCCGAACAGCTGGCAGGAGCGCCCGTCGGGCTGGTGCGAAACGCGCTATGAACAAAAGGCCCGCGAGGTGTTCGGACACGAGGTCTGGTATTTTCGGTTCCGGCGACGTTAA
- a CDS encoding DUF3592 domain-containing protein encodes MGSIGWWIGGIFTPIGLLFAAIGFSFLASDRELATAGVRTTGVVIENIKSRDSDGDLLYSPVVAFHDVSGVRHIYQSSTKTNWSDYSRGETVELIYNPDDPTDAVINSVMDRFFLPSMFAGLGSIFALIGAGFLSVNLKRKLEVAKLKRSNLRLEAEFVKCVRDTKIDINGRHPFRVHARGKHPRTGRLARFESAPIWLDLTDQLSGRTVPVLVDARTSKKHYVQLDEWVSGKEWA; translated from the coding sequence ATGGGTTCGATCGGATGGTGGATAGGGGGCATATTCACGCCAATCGGCCTACTTTTTGCAGCCATTGGCTTCAGCTTTCTCGCGAGTGACCGGGAGCTAGCCACTGCGGGAGTGAGAACAACAGGCGTCGTTATCGAGAACATCAAGAGCCGCGACAGCGATGGTGATCTATTGTATTCACCGGTTGTCGCCTTTCACGATGTCTCGGGTGTCAGGCACATCTATCAAAGTTCCACGAAAACCAACTGGTCTGACTACTCTCGCGGTGAGACCGTCGAACTCATCTACAATCCAGATGATCCGACGGACGCCGTGATCAATAGTGTGATGGATCGGTTTTTCCTCCCGTCGATGTTTGCAGGTCTCGGCAGCATTTTCGCGCTCATTGGTGCTGGCTTTCTCTCGGTGAACCTAAAACGGAAGTTGGAAGTAGCGAAGCTCAAACGCTCAAACCTGAGGCTCGAAGCGGAATTTGTGAAATGCGTGAGAGATACGAAAATTGATATCAATGGCCGACACCCGTTTCGCGTTCATGCACGCGGAAAGCATCCGCGAACGGGACGATTGGCTCGCTTCGAAAGCGCGCCCATCTGGCTCGACCTGACCGATCAACTGAGTGGAAGGACCGTCCCCGTTCTGGTGGACGCACGCACCTCGAAAAAGCATTATGTGCAACTGGATGAGTGGGTGTCTGGCAAGGAATGGGCGTAG
- a CDS encoding mechanosensitive ion channel family protein, whose protein sequence is MEQLLDTFYAQPLWLQSLLGLTLLFTAALLVNYLLKHVILRIAAPYLDRNTRTIDKAAAWIATAAPLLIISRGIALVPNLPDEVYTLVRNSAQALIVISVAMAIVKGLTYANELYERLPRSRNRPIKGFVQVVKILVLCGAAIILISVLIDESPLLLLSGLGAVTAVLLLVFKDTILSLVASVQLTTNDMLRVGDWITMPSMGADGDVIDISLHTVKVQNFDKTIVTIPTHRLVSDSYQNWRGMSESGGRRIKRSIAIDQNSVRFLSDEEVIDLKKFKMLKDHLTAKHQEIAEWNAKELAGEDAPVNARRLTNIGTLRAYIVAYLEWHPRISDKFTLMVRQLPPGPQGLPLEIYCFTDTTSWGVYEGIQADIFDHLVAILPEFDLRLFQEPTGRDFDEALTR, encoded by the coding sequence ATGGAACAGCTTCTCGATACATTCTACGCTCAGCCGCTGTGGCTTCAGTCTTTACTGGGCCTAACGCTTCTGTTCACGGCGGCGCTGCTGGTGAACTATCTCCTCAAGCACGTCATCCTGCGCATCGCCGCGCCTTATCTCGACCGAAATACCAGGACGATCGACAAGGCGGCAGCCTGGATCGCCACCGCGGCGCCGCTGCTGATTATCTCGCGCGGGATTGCGCTGGTCCCGAACCTGCCTGACGAGGTCTACACTCTGGTCCGCAATTCCGCGCAGGCGCTGATCGTGATTTCGGTCGCGATGGCGATCGTGAAGGGCCTGACCTACGCCAACGAGCTGTATGAGCGCCTACCCCGCTCGAGGAACCGCCCGATCAAGGGGTTTGTTCAGGTCGTGAAGATTCTCGTGCTGTGTGGTGCGGCGATTATCCTCATTTCCGTCCTGATCGACGAATCTCCGCTGCTGCTCCTCTCCGGTCTCGGCGCGGTGACGGCGGTGCTGCTCCTGGTATTCAAGGACACGATCCTCAGCCTCGTCGCGAGCGTTCAGCTGACTACCAACGATATGCTGCGCGTGGGAGACTGGATCACGATGCCCAGCATGGGCGCGGATGGCGACGTGATCGACATCTCGCTTCACACGGTGAAGGTCCAGAATTTCGACAAGACCATCGTCACGATCCCGACCCACCGGCTGGTCTCTGACAGCTACCAGAACTGGCGAGGGATGAGCGAGAGCGGTGGACGGCGGATCAAGCGCTCCATCGCAATCGATCAGAATTCGGTTCGATTCCTGAGCGATGAGGAAGTGATCGATCTCAAGAAATTCAAGATGCTCAAGGATCACCTTACCGCCAAGCACCAGGAGATCGCGGAGTGGAACGCGAAAGAGCTTGCCGGGGAGGATGCGCCGGTCAATGCACGCCGCCTGACCAATATCGGTACGCTGCGAGCCTACATCGTCGCCTATCTCGAATGGCACCCGCGCATCAGCGACAAGTTCACGCTGATGGTGCGCCAGCTGCCTCCCGGTCCGCAAGGTCTTCCACTGGAAATCTACTGCTTCACCGACACAACCTCATGGGGCGTCTACGAAGGCATTCAGGCAGACATTTTCGACCACCTCGTCGCGATCCTGCCCGAGTTCGACCTGAGACTGTTTCAGGAGCCGACGGGCCGCGATTTTGACGAGGCTCTGACGCGCTGA
- the ctrA gene encoding response regulator transcription factor CtrA — translation MRVLLIEDEPTTAKAIELMLTTEGFNVYSTDLGEEGLDLGKLYDYDIILLDLNLPDMHGYDVLKKLRVAKVQTPVLILSGIAEMDSKIRSFGFGADDYVTKPFHREELVARIHAVVRRSKGHSQSVIRTGKLAVNLDAKTVEVDSARVHLTGKEYAMLELLSLRKGTTLTKEMFLNHLYGGMDEPELKIIDVFICKLRKKLSHACGGENYIETVWGRGYVLRDPQDEAEAA, via the coding sequence ATGCGAGTGCTGCTGATCGAAGACGAGCCGACAACCGCAAAGGCTATCGAGCTCATGCTGACGACCGAAGGCTTCAATGTCTATTCGACCGACCTGGGCGAAGAGGGCCTCGATCTGGGCAAGCTGTATGACTACGACATCATCCTGCTCGACCTGAACCTGCCGGACATGCACGGTTACGACGTGCTCAAGAAGCTGCGTGTCGCCAAGGTGCAGACGCCGGTTCTGATTCTCTCGGGCATTGCCGAAATGGATAGCAAGATCCGCTCGTTCGGCTTCGGTGCCGACGATTACGTGACCAAGCCCTTCCACCGCGAAGAGCTGGTCGCGCGCATTCACGCCGTTGTCCGTCGTTCGAAGGGCCACAGCCAGTCGGTCATTCGCACCGGCAAGCTCGCCGTGAACCTCGATGCGAAAACGGTCGAAGTCGACAGCGCCCGCGTCCACCTCACCGGCAAGGAGTATGCGATGCTTGAGCTGCTCAGCTTGCGCAAGGGCACGACGCTGACCAAGGAAATGTTCCTAAACCACCTTTATGGCGGCATGGACGAACCCGAACTCAAGATCATCGACGTCTTCATCTGCAAGCTGCGCAAGAAACTCAGCCACGCATGCGGCGGTGAAAATTACATCGAAACCGTCTGGGGCCGCGGTTATGTGCTGCGTGATCCGCAGGACGAGGCCGAAGCCGCTTAA
- a CDS encoding mechanosensitive ion channel family protein, producing the protein MNFIRILMAVALIALASPAYALLPSGDAGGTEPAEAAAPTPLIEQAPEEGDDERIAERIEGIFGELPAFETVEVEVSEGVVSLSGTLPDADTIARAEAIAGRVSGVVTVENGIERDLSVEQNLSILGKASELIEGAFAGLPLFLVALAVALAIGTLGYLIAGLGFIWDRIAPNAFLGELIRSAIRFVFAVGGVVIALDMLGAGALLGAVLGGAGVVGIALGFAMRDTIENYVASLMLSLRQPFRPNDHVLIDDLEGRVIRLTSRATVLMTLEGNHLRIPNAQVFKAVILNYTRNPQRRFDFELGIDADDDPRAAMKLGGEVLRSLGFVLSDPAPAARISNVGDSNIAILFLGWIDQREADWFKSRSLAIAAVKDALEDAGFALPEPIYRLRFDGRTDPLPIGRSASVTEAKPADKPRAKADTQEDVRPESEISELVEAERRSDDEQAKDLLDTSRPVE; encoded by the coding sequence GTGAATTTCATCCGCATTTTGATGGCGGTGGCGCTGATCGCGCTCGCCTCTCCGGCCTATGCGCTCTTGCCTTCGGGCGATGCGGGAGGGACCGAACCGGCCGAGGCCGCGGCGCCGACCCCGCTTATCGAACAGGCGCCCGAAGAGGGCGATGATGAGCGCATCGCCGAGCGGATCGAGGGGATTTTCGGCGAACTCCCCGCATTCGAGACGGTCGAGGTCGAAGTCAGCGAAGGCGTCGTTTCGCTTTCGGGTACGCTGCCAGACGCGGACACCATCGCGCGCGCGGAAGCGATCGCTGGACGCGTATCAGGCGTGGTGACGGTCGAGAACGGTATCGAGCGCGATTTGTCGGTCGAACAGAATCTCTCGATCCTTGGCAAAGCGTCCGAACTGATCGAGGGAGCTTTCGCAGGACTGCCATTGTTCCTGGTGGCGCTGGCGGTGGCGCTTGCGATCGGGACGCTCGGCTATTTGATCGCCGGCCTGGGTTTCATCTGGGACAGGATCGCGCCCAACGCCTTTCTCGGCGAGCTTATCCGCAGCGCAATCCGGTTCGTCTTCGCGGTTGGCGGGGTTGTCATAGCGCTCGACATGCTGGGTGCGGGCGCGCTTCTGGGAGCGGTGCTGGGCGGGGCAGGTGTGGTCGGCATCGCACTCGGCTTTGCGATGCGCGACACGATCGAGAATTACGTCGCGAGCCTCATGCTCAGCCTGCGCCAGCCCTTTCGGCCCAACGACCACGTCCTGATCGACGACCTCGAAGGCCGCGTCATCCGCCTCACCAGCCGCGCCACTGTGCTGATGACGCTTGAGGGCAACCACCTGCGCATCCCCAATGCGCAGGTCTTCAAGGCGGTCATCCTCAACTACACCCGCAACCCTCAGCGCCGCTTCGATTTCGAGCTCGGGATCGATGCCGATGACGATCCGCGCGCCGCGATGAAGCTGGGAGGCGAGGTGCTGCGCTCGCTCGGCTTCGTGCTGAGCGACCCCGCGCCTGCCGCCCGGATCAGCAATGTCGGCGATTCGAACATTGCGATCCTGTTCCTGGGCTGGATCGATCAGCGCGAGGCCGACTGGTTCAAATCGCGCAGCCTCGCCATCGCCGCAGTGAAGGACGCGCTTGAGGACGCCGGTTTTGCCTTGCCCGAACCGATTTACCGCCTGCGCTTCGACGGGCGCACGGACCCGCTGCCTATCGGTCGCTCGGCCAGCGTCACAGAGGCCAAGCCTGCCGACAAGCCGCGAGCCAAGGCGGACACGCAAGAGGACGTCCGGCCCGAAAGCGAAATCAGCGAGCTGGTCGAGGCAGAACGCCGCAGCGACGACGAGCAGGCAAAAGACCTGCTCGACACATCGCGCCCTGTGGAGTGA
- the rpoN gene encoding RNA polymerase factor sigma-54, producing MALGPRLDLRQSQQLVMTPQLQQAIKLLAASNLEIESFIGEALESNPLLEAGATSREDTGASSDADDIPREEFTSDQLMAQGQGESEAPLDIDVSAIDRDRDTGDGARMSDAEWGASGGSGMGADDLPGIEASKAAKLSLTEHLYAQIGALACNDQEAFVARHIAGLLDDAGYLPVSLREIAQDLSVDMDCAEDALEVIQMCDPTGVGARDLAECLRLQAKEADRLDPCMEALLDNLDLVAKGEVARLKRLCQVDDEDFSDMLRELREYDPKPGLAFAPASDEAVVPDVLVTRAEGGGWDIKLNEATLPRLVVNRSYYVEIESGSPGAETQSWLKEKLADAHWLIRALDQRQKTILKTAAQIVKQQEGFFLHGVSELRPLTLREVAEEIDMHESTVSRVTSNKYLHCERGSFELKYFFSSGVASADGEGASAEAIKARIKALTDAEDPKKVLSDQKLADMLNEEGFELARRTVAKYREAIGIGSSAQRRRAKKLAGI from the coding sequence ATGGCCCTGGGTCCGCGCCTCGATCTTCGACAGTCACAACAGCTGGTCATGACGCCGCAGCTGCAGCAGGCGATCAAGCTGCTGGCGGCCTCGAACCTCGAAATCGAGAGCTTCATCGGCGAGGCGCTCGAAAGCAATCCGCTGCTCGAAGCCGGCGCGACATCGCGCGAGGATACCGGAGCCTCAAGCGATGCTGACGACATCCCGAGAGAGGAATTCACTTCCGATCAGCTGATGGCGCAGGGCCAAGGCGAAAGCGAAGCCCCACTCGACATCGATGTAAGCGCCATCGACCGGGACCGCGACACGGGCGACGGCGCGCGCATGTCGGATGCCGAATGGGGAGCGAGCGGCGGCTCCGGCATGGGTGCAGACGACCTTCCCGGAATTGAGGCCAGCAAAGCCGCCAAATTGTCGCTCACCGAACACCTATATGCGCAGATCGGAGCGCTCGCCTGCAACGATCAGGAGGCATTCGTCGCCCGGCACATTGCGGGCTTGCTCGATGATGCAGGGTACCTTCCGGTCAGCCTGCGCGAAATCGCGCAGGACCTCAGTGTGGACATGGACTGCGCGGAAGACGCGCTTGAAGTGATCCAGATGTGCGATCCCACAGGCGTGGGTGCGCGCGACCTTGCGGAATGCCTTCGCCTTCAGGCCAAGGAGGCAGACCGGCTCGATCCGTGCATGGAAGCGCTGCTCGATAATCTCGACCTTGTCGCCAAGGGCGAAGTCGCCCGGCTCAAGCGGCTTTGCCAGGTCGATGATGAAGATTTCTCCGATATGCTGCGTGAACTGCGCGAATATGATCCCAAGCCGGGCCTCGCCTTTGCGCCGGCAAGCGATGAAGCCGTCGTGCCCGACGTGCTGGTCACCCGCGCCGAAGGGGGCGGTTGGGACATCAAGCTCAACGAGGCGACGCTGCCGCGACTGGTGGTCAATCGCAGCTATTACGTCGAGATTGAAAGCGGGTCGCCCGGGGCCGAAACGCAAAGCTGGCTCAAGGAAAAGCTTGCCGATGCGCACTGGCTCATCCGCGCACTCGACCAGAGGCAGAAGACGATCCTGAAAACCGCAGCGCAGATCGTGAAGCAGCAGGAAGGCTTTTTCCTGCACGGCGTGTCCGAACTGCGCCCGCTGACCTTGCGCGAGGTCGCCGAGGAAATCGATATGCACGAAAGCACCGTCAGCCGCGTGACGAGCAACAAGTACCTGCATTGCGAGCGCGGCAGCTTCGAACTCAAATACTTCTTCTCCAGCGGGGTGGCGAGCGCGGACGGCGAAGGTGCGAGCGCCGAGGCGATCAAGGCGCGCATCAAGGCGCTGACCGATGCAGAGGACCCAAAGAAAGTGCTGTCCGATCAGAAGCTCGCAGACATGCTGAACGAAGAAGGCTTCGAGCTCGCCCGGCGCACGGTCGCCAAATATCGCGAGGCGATCGGTATCGGTTCGAGCGCGCAAAGACGCCGCGCAAAGAAGCTTGCCGGCATCTAG
- the ppa gene encoding inorganic diphosphatase has protein sequence MRIDNIPTGDNPPESLNVIIEVPTGGEPVKYEFDKASGALFVDRILHTPMRYPANYGFVPHTLSPDGDPLDALVIARSPFIPGCVVKARPIGVLNLEDEHGGDEKLVCVPVDTTFPYYSDVGETKDLPSIIMQQIEHFFTHYKDLEAEKWVRVGKWGDRAEARQIVIEAIERAKK, from the coding sequence ATGCGCATCGACAACATCCCGACAGGCGACAATCCCCCCGAAAGCCTCAATGTCATCATCGAAGTGCCCACCGGCGGCGAACCGGTGAAGTATGAATTCGACAAGGCCTCGGGCGCGCTGTTCGTTGACCGCATTTTGCACACCCCGATGCGCTACCCCGCCAATTATGGCTTCGTGCCGCACACGCTTTCGCCCGATGGCGACCCGCTCGATGCGCTGGTCATCGCGCGCTCGCCCTTTATTCCGGGATGCGTGGTGAAGGCCCGCCCGATTGGCGTGCTGAACCTCGAAGACGAGCATGGCGGGGATGAAAAGCTGGTCTGCGTGCCGGTCGACACGACCTTCCCCTACTATTCGGATGTCGGCGAAACGAAGGACCTGCCCTCGATCATCATGCAGCAGATCGAGCACTTCTTCACCCACTACAAGGATCTGGAAGCCGAGAAGTGGGTGCGCGTCGGCAAATGGGGCGACCGCGCCGAAGCACGCCAGATCGTGATCGAAGCGATCGAACGCGCGAAGAAATAA
- the lptB gene encoding LPS export ABC transporter ATP-binding protein: protein MSISPTFDEAAQAAGTDKVDASAPLPNGGLEVISIAKSYDKRAVLTDISLTVGKGEVLGLLGPNGAGKTTCFYSIMGLVKPDSGRILMDGEDVTNLPMYRRAILGLGYLPQETSIFRGMTVEQNINCVLEMVEPDASTRRDELERLLSEFGLTRLRESPAMALSGGERRRCEIARALAAKPSIMLLDEPFAGIDPLSISDIRDLVKDLKSRGIGVLITDHNVRETLDIVDRACIIYGGQVLFAGTPQELVADENVKRLYLGENFTL from the coding sequence ATGAGCATATCTCCCACTTTCGACGAGGCCGCGCAGGCCGCTGGAACTGATAAGGTAGACGCCAGTGCCCCGCTTCCCAATGGCGGGCTGGAAGTCATTTCGATCGCCAAAAGCTATGACAAGCGCGCCGTTCTGACCGACATTTCGCTGACCGTCGGAAAAGGAGAGGTGCTTGGCCTCCTTGGCCCCAATGGTGCGGGCAAGACGACCTGTTTCTATTCGATCATGGGTCTGGTGAAGCCCGATTCGGGCCGGATCCTGATGGACGGCGAGGATGTAACCAACCTGCCGATGTACAGGCGTGCGATCCTCGGGCTCGGCTATCTGCCGCAGGAAACCAGCATCTTTCGCGGCATGACGGTTGAGCAGAATATCAATTGCGTGCTCGAAATGGTCGAACCCGATGCGTCGACCCGCAGGGATGAGCTTGAGCGACTGCTCAGCGAATTTGGCCTCACGCGGCTGCGCGAGAGTCCCGCAATGGCGCTGTCCGGCGGTGAGCGGCGTCGCTGCGAGATTGCCCGCGCGCTGGCGGCCAAGCCCTCGATCATGCTGCTCGATGAACCTTTTGCCGGGATCGACCCGCTTTCGATCAGCGACATCCGCGATCTTGTGAAAGACCTCAAGAGCCGCGGCATCGGCGTGCTGATCACCGACCACAATGTGCGCGAGACGCTCGATATCGTCGACCGAGCCTGCATCATCTATGGCGGACAGGTCCTGTTCGCAGGCACTCCGCAAGAACTCGTAGCGGACGAAAACGTGAAGCGCCTTTACCTCGGCGAGAACTTCACGCTTTAG